In one window of Methanolobus mangrovi DNA:
- a CDS encoding DUF61 family protein — protein sequence MTDDSIFTRWMRLEMGKLNDGIVSERKSLAQLLAEERPASMTKSGKEHTFDRSVLQTIGEKLPKDLHRKLKLPILFFSDTNVPDSCYLNDPHALEVLQILGDMSHMRRIQDGKLWVGKSIAYAIMKKYPTVVQIAMR from the coding sequence ATGACTGATGATTCCATCTTCACGCGGTGGATGAGACTGGAAATGGGAAAGCTGAACGACGGTATCGTTTCAGAGCGCAAGAGCCTTGCTCAGCTCCTGGCAGAAGAAAGACCAGCTTCAATGACAAAATCAGGGAAAGAGCACACCTTTGACAGAAGTGTACTACAGACTATCGGCGAAAAACTACCTAAGGACCTTCATAGAAAACTAAAGCTTCCAATCCTTTTCTTTTCGGATACAAATGTTCCTGACAGTTGTTACCTTAACGACCCCCATGCTCTTGAAGTATTGCAGATACTTGGAGATATGAGCCATATGCGCCGTATACAGGATGGAAAGCTCTGGGTCGGAAAGTCCATAGCCTATGCGATCATGAAAAAGTATCCTACGGTTGTGCAGATTGCCATGAGATAA
- a CDS encoding nucleotidyltransferase family protein → MPDYSEVFEKSIRKVKAEVLEAFQNEDVRIVLFGSRARGNAHCTSDIDIGILPLGKYDRKKLTALRAKFEEMNIPYTVDLVDLSTVSGEFRQKVLDEGEVWKDTTNCK, encoded by the coding sequence ATGCCTGATTACTCAGAAGTTTTTGAAAAATCAATTCGAAAAGTAAAGGCGGAAGTTCTTGAAGCTTTTCAGAACGAGGATGTCAGGATAGTTCTTTTCGGTTCGAGGGCAAGAGGAAACGCCCACTGTACTTCTGATATTGATATTGGTATTCTGCCACTGGGAAAATACGACAGAAAAAAGTTAACTGCCCTGAGGGCAAAATTCGAGGAGATGAATATTCCTTATACCGTGGACCTGGTGGACCTTTCTACCGTTTCCGGGGAATTCAGACAGAAGGTGCTTGATGAGGGAGAGGTATGGAAAGACACTACAAACTGCAAATGA
- a CDS encoding HI0074 family nucleotidyltransferase substrate-binding subunit has product MERHYKLQMKARVAKRALGTLKEIMDEPYSVIIRDAAIQRFEYTFEAIWKLIKEYLIEREGIVCNSPKSCFREAFKMHLINEDESMQALYMTDDRNMTTHTYHEDVAEEIYKELAGYYSLMDRIYLNIIRDSGLD; this is encoded by the coding sequence ATGGAAAGACACTACAAACTGCAAATGAAAGCAAGGGTTGCAAAAAGGGCTCTTGGTACCCTGAAGGAAATAATGGACGAGCCATATTCCGTTATAATCAGGGATGCTGCGATCCAGCGATTTGAGTACACCTTCGAAGCGATCTGGAAACTCATAAAGGAATATCTTATCGAAAGAGAGGGTATCGTATGCAATTCTCCCAAATCATGCTTTCGCGAAGCTTTCAAAATGCATCTCATAAATGAGGATGAAAGCATGCAGGCGTTGTATATGACAGACGACAGGAACATGACAACTCACACATATCACGAAGATGTGGCCGAGGAGATATACAAGGAACTTGCAGGATATTACAGTCTGATGGACAGGATATACCTGAACATTATCAGGGATTCAGGATTGGATTGA
- a CDS encoding Fic family protein, giving the protein MYQPDFHYNDRIVRLLARIQAAREIILNTHVPPAWERRLQINNLFRLAYHATSLEENGLSIRQVTKLVNGQDIFGDETDKKQVLNFLELNEYLQNIENEDISEDMILTLHKIAMKGIVPDSEIGRYRTTVAEGFMEPERVRYCVRDLIDWIYSDEATDVLPVLKAGIVHYELYRMHPFESASGTIAMSIASYILGNNFREAKKLFTIEEFFNQRKKNYFEGLEGSNGNGPDITEWLEYYLYGLALKVSRVENAVLNISRDYGTIGKYMQIGLKDRQVKGIKFAREMGKITNQEYQKLCDLGVSTSKRDLQELVKKKIFIQVGRTGRGTYYKLRYDHLDELI; this is encoded by the coding sequence ATGTACCAGCCGGATTTCCATTATAATGACAGGATAGTACGTCTGCTTGCAAGGATACAGGCAGCCAGGGAGATAATTCTCAATACGCACGTACCTCCTGCATGGGAAAGGAGACTGCAGATAAACAACCTTTTCAGACTCGCCTATCATGCTACAAGCCTGGAGGAAAATGGGCTTTCCATCAGGCAGGTTACAAAACTCGTTAACGGACAGGATATATTCGGGGATGAGACGGACAAGAAACAGGTCCTTAATTTTCTGGAATTGAATGAGTACCTCCAGAACATTGAAAATGAGGATATATCCGAGGATATGATACTCACACTTCACAAAATAGCCATGAAGGGAATTGTCCCTGACAGTGAGATCGGCAGGTATCGGACAACTGTGGCTGAGGGATTCATGGAACCTGAAAGGGTCAGGTATTGTGTCCGCGACCTGATCGACTGGATCTATAGTGATGAGGCTACCGATGTTCTACCGGTATTAAAGGCAGGGATCGTCCACTATGAACTTTATCGCATGCACCCCTTTGAAAGTGCCAGCGGTACCATTGCCATGAGTATTGCATCCTACATTCTGGGAAATAATTTCAGGGAAGCTAAAAAACTGTTCACCATTGAAGAGTTTTTCAACCAGAGAAAAAAGAACTATTTTGAGGGCCTTGAAGGCAGCAATGGAAATGGTCCTGATATTACTGAATGGCTGGAGTATTATCTCTACGGTCTTGCATTGAAAGTCTCAAGGGTTGAGAATGCCGTGCTGAACATAAGTCGTGACTACGGGACCATTGGAAAATACATGCAGATTGGACTGAAAGACCGGCAGGTCAAAGGTATCAAATTTGCACGTGAGATGGGAAAGATCACGAATCAGGAATACCAGAAACTATGTGATCTGGGTGTTTCAACTTCAAAAAGAGACCTTCAGGAACTTGTTAAGAAGAAGATATTCATCCAGGTGGGAAGAACAGGACGCGGAACTTATTATAAACTCAGGTACGACCACCTTGATGAGTTGATATAA
- a CDS encoding ribose 1,5-bisphosphate isomerase — translation MDDLNTTAEKIRTMDIRGAGRIAVAASAALRDYAMSLKSLPLSEFNIKLEEAAKTLVDTRPTAVSLPNAVALTKRHNATNVYDAIDEISKNAEKFITNAGEALEKIGMIGAQRIHDGDVIMTHCNSHAALSIIKTAFDQGKDISVIATESRPRRQGLITIRELNDHGIPTTLIVDSAVRLTMKEVDLVVVGADSISVNGALINKIGTSQLAMAAQEARRNVIVAAETYKFSPRTLLGEMVEIEDRSSDEVIDAEILRELPNVKVKNPAFDVTPAEYIDLIITEVGAFPPSMAFTVIKDYLGLELAV, via the coding sequence ATGGATGATCTGAACACTACAGCAGAGAAAATAAGGACAATGGATATCAGGGGCGCAGGAAGGATTGCAGTTGCAGCATCAGCTGCATTAAGGGATTATGCAATGTCGCTGAAATCCCTGCCTTTAAGTGAGTTCAACATCAAGCTAGAAGAGGCTGCAAAGACACTGGTGGACACCAGGCCGACTGCTGTGTCTCTTCCCAATGCCGTTGCTCTTACAAAGAGGCACAATGCTACAAATGTCTATGATGCCATTGATGAAATCTCAAAAAATGCAGAGAAATTCATAACAAATGCAGGGGAAGCATTGGAGAAGATTGGTATGATAGGTGCCCAGCGTATTCACGATGGCGATGTCATCATGACCCACTGCAACTCCCATGCAGCACTTTCTATTATCAAAACAGCCTTTGACCAGGGCAAGGATATATCCGTCATTGCTACGGAATCCAGACCCAGAAGGCAGGGTCTGATCACCATCAGGGAATTGAACGATCATGGTATTCCCACAACTCTTATTGTGGACTCTGCTGTCAGGCTGACCATGAAAGAAGTTGACCTTGTGGTGGTAGGTGCAGATTCGATTTCAGTTAACGGCGCCCTCATTAACAAAATAGGCACTTCCCAGCTTGCAATGGCAGCACAGGAAGCACGCAGGAATGTCATTGTTGCTGCAGAAACATACAAATTCAGCCCCCGTACCCTTCTTGGAGAAATGGTTGAGATAGAGGACCGTTCCAGTGATGAGGTAATAGATGCTGAGATTCTCAGGGAGCTTCCAAATGTCAAGGTCAAAAACCCTGCATTTGATGTTACTCCGGCAGAATATATCGACCTCATAATCACTGAAGTCGGAGCTTTCCCCCCATCCATGGCTTTCACGGTAATAAAGGACTATCTGGGACTTGAGCTGGCAGTTTAA
- a CDS encoding helix-hairpin-helix domain-containing protein has product MRGEMSSTSPAYKTVIKELMQIPGVGKMIAYDLLNLGIRNIADLKDRDPEELYQQLCNFQGMHVDRCMLYVFRCAVYFASNDEHDPDLLKWWNWKD; this is encoded by the coding sequence ATGAGGGGTGAAATGTCTTCAACCTCTCCAGCTTATAAAACAGTGATAAAAGAGCTTATGCAAATCCCAGGTGTGGGAAAAATGATTGCATATGATCTCTTGAACCTCGGTATTCGCAATATAGCAGACCTAAAAGACAGAGACCCTGAAGAACTCTATCAGCAATTATGTAACTTTCAGGGCATGCATGTAGACAGATGCATGCTTTATGTTTTCAGGTGTGCAGTTTATTTTGCATCTAACGATGAACATGACCCTGATCTGCTAAAATGGTGGAACTGGAAGGATTGA
- a CDS encoding SagB/ThcOx family dehydrogenase: MSGTGKEFMEKTQYRYLDISDQSAGYPQPALELGDNNTGKIIDLPQPKEIQVRDIDLRQAIEKRTSIRNYSSEPLSIEELSYLLWCTQGVKEVVRNVVTFRTVPSAGARHALETYILANNVKGLEKGLYRFLPIEHKLVEIDMEKNIADKIKRGCLDQAFVKTSAATFIWTAVPYRMEWRYGQRGYRYLHLDAGHTCQNLYLSAESVGCGVCAIAAFLDEEINPAIGVDGENEFVIYVATVGKK, translated from the coding sequence ATGAGTGGAACAGGCAAAGAGTTCATGGAAAAGACGCAGTACAGGTATCTTGACATTTCAGACCAGTCAGCGGGTTATCCCCAGCCAGCTCTGGAACTGGGAGATAACAATACCGGAAAGATCATAGATCTGCCTCAGCCAAAAGAAATACAGGTCAGGGATATTGACCTGAGACAGGCTATCGAGAAGAGAACGAGCATCAGGAACTACAGTTCAGAGCCACTTTCTATTGAAGAACTCTCATACCTGCTCTGGTGTACACAGGGAGTAAAGGAGGTTGTCAGGAATGTTGTTACTTTCAGGACAGTGCCCTCGGCAGGGGCCAGACACGCGCTTGAAACCTATATACTTGCAAACAATGTGAAAGGACTGGAAAAAGGATTGTACAGGTTCCTTCCCATTGAGCACAAACTCGTAGAGATAGATATGGAAAAGAACATCGCGGACAAGATCAAACGCGGATGTCTTGACCAGGCATTTGTTAAGACCAGTGCTGCAACATTCATATGGACAGCAGTGCCCTACAGGATGGAATGGAGATACGGGCAAAGAGGCTACAGGTATCTGCATCTGGATGCAGGACACACATGCCAGAATCTGTACCTGAGTGCGGAGTCGGTGGGTTGTGGGGTTTGTGCCATTGCAGCATTCCTTGATGAGGAAATAAATCCTGCAATCGGGGTTGATGGGGAAAATGAGTTTGTCATATATGTTGCAACGGTAGGTAAAAAATGA
- a CDS encoding DNA-3-methyladenine glycosylase I, which produces MNTRCQWAEMNELETDYHDTEWGVPEHDERKLFEFLILEGAQAGLSWDTILKRRENYRKAFDDFDYNVVACYGEEKIGELLENSGIIRNKLKVRSAVNNAKAFIEIRNEFGSFDNYLRGFLKDGKTIQNSWNSMSEIPAKTELSEKISKDMKKRGFNFVGPTIIYAFMQAVGMVNDHVTGCFRHQQCRDMQ; this is translated from the coding sequence ATGAATACCCGATGTCAATGGGCTGAAATGAACGAACTTGAAACAGATTATCATGATACAGAGTGGGGTGTACCTGAACATGATGAACGTAAGTTGTTCGAGTTCCTGATACTTGAAGGGGCACAGGCCGGACTTAGCTGGGATACGATCCTTAAAAGAAGGGAGAACTACAGGAAAGCCTTCGATGACTTTGACTACAACGTAGTTGCCTGTTATGGTGAAGAGAAAATAGGAGAGCTTCTAGAGAACAGTGGCATCATAAGGAACAAACTGAAGGTGCGTTCCGCAGTTAACAATGCAAAGGCATTCATTGAGATAAGGAATGAGTTCGGCTCATTTGACAATTACCTTCGTGGATTCTTAAAAGATGGGAAAACAATACAGAATTCATGGAATTCAATGTCAGAGATCCCTGCAAAGACTGAACTATCCGAAAAGATAAGCAAGGATATGAAGAAAAGAGGATTCAATTTCGTGGGTCCAACGATAATCTATGCTTTCATGCAGGCTGTGGGAATGGTCAATGACCATGTGACCGGATGTTTCAGGCACCAGCAGTGCAGGGATATGCAGTGA